In Fibrobacter sp. UWR2, the sequence CCGGTTCAACGCCGAAATCCTTCACCATCTTGTCGTAGCAGAGGATGGTGCCGGTCTGGAGCATACCGCAAAGGATGGTCTGTTCGCCCATGAGGTCGGACTTCACTTCGGCAACGAAAGAGCTTTCGAGAACGCCCGGACGGTCGGCATGGAGGCCAGCGGCGTAAGCCTTGGCGTAGTCCCAACCCTTACCTTCGGGGTCGTTTTCCGGGTGCACAGCGATAAGGCAGGGCATACCGAAACCGCGAACGTATTCGCTACGGACTTCGGAACCCGGGCCCTTCGGAGCGACCATGATCACCGTGATGTCCTTGCGGATTTCCTGGCCTTCTTCGACGATGTTGAAGCCGTGGCTGTAAGAGAGGGCGGCGCCCTTCTTCATGAGCTTCATGATGGCCGGGATCACGTTGTGGTGCTGCTTGTCCGGTGTGAGGTTGCAAACGAGGTCTGCATCCGGAATCATTTCTTCGTAGGTACCGACCTTGAAGCCGTTTTCAGTAGCGTTCTTCCAGGACTGGCGCTTCTGTTCGATGGCTTCCTTGCGGAGCGTGTAAGAGACGTCGAGGCCGCTATCGCGCAGGTCAAGACCCTGATGGAGACCCTGGGCACCGCAACCGACGAACACGATCTTCTTGCCCTTGAGGGCTTCAACACCACGGCTGAATTCAGAATGTTCCATGAAACGGCAGTGGCCAATTTCTTCGAGTTGGCGACGCATAGGGATAGAATTGAAATAATTCATTTTTTGAACCTCTGTTAAATAAAATTGTTCCGGCGGAAAATGTAGTTAAAAACGCGGCCGCAAAGAGCCCCGATTTAACAGAAAATGTAAGCAAAAACGCCCCAAAAACGTCATTCTGGAGCCGAAGGCGATAGAATCCACTACAAAAGGGGGAAGCCTCCCCCTGTTTTCGGCCTCGTCTCAGCCTGCTCCGCACGCGAACAGGTCCTCGCCTTCGGCTGCGAATTGTTCGCTTAGCGGCCAGGCTTTCGCCGAGTCCTACACCACCCCCACTGTGGCGCTCAGTCGCCGCCCGCAACACCCGGCTCCATCCATTAGACAAAAATGTATTCCCACAAAGAAACTCTTTTCCATATTCATTCAAATAAGGTATATTCATAAAAGAGATTATCATTTCTTGCTAGAGCAAAACAAAATGAATAAAATCATTGTTTACCTTTTCGCCATTTTCTTTGCAGGATGCGCAACATCTGGTTTTGTTGATTTTTATCGCCCTTGGTATGACGACAATTTTTTCCCTTCAGAAGCTTATTTAAAAGAAAACGAAGAGCCGGCAATAATAAGCACATCTGATTTAGACACTAAGTACAGAGAAATCGCATCAAATTGGTATTGGTGCATCGGATACTCCGGATTTAACGGGCCAGATTTGGATTCATATGAAATATATGAGGGCATAAAAAAACTCTGCAAAAGAACTAGGGCAAAAGTTGCAATTTGGAAAAAAAATTATACAGACACACGAAGTGGCGTGTATTCGATATCCAATTCCGTATATTCCTACTCTGTTCAAAGATATGATTTTTCTGCTTACTTGTTCATCCCCATTCCAAATAAGTATCGGAACCAATATGCACCAGGTTTTTCCATTTCAAACCTAACACAACAAGACCGAGAACGGTATCAGCAAAATACTGGTTGTCTTGTTGAAATCGTATATAAAAACACTGTCGCATATTACGCCAACATTCTTCATGGGGATATCATAACCCAAATTAACAACAGAAGAATTTATTCCATAGACGACATACGTGCCGTCAGAGCTAATTCAAGAATAGGCGACGTCTGGAACATGGTTATCGTCAGGAATGGCAAACCACAAGAAGTCACATTAAAATATGGCCTCTAATTTTTTCGGAGAAAAGAAACCCGAGAGTTCCAAACCTTCATCAAGATCATCAAACCATACACCGTTGCAGTCAACTCGGCAGTTTTCCAGCTGTTTTCGTGTAGCTTTTCTCAGCGGTTCATAATCGCGGATGAGTTCCCGCCCAATCCGACCGTCTTTGAGTTCAACACAAATCGCGTCATTCTCGACCCAAAGTCTTTTTACATCTTTTTCCGTTATCTCATTCTTTTTCTCCTTCAAAGCCGCTTTCATGATAAGCGGCACAAGGTCTGAAACCGTAATTTTCCGTTTTTTCGCTTCAGCCTCAAGTTTTTCGACAACCCACACAGGCATTTCCCAAACACAATCCACAAAACCGTCACCAGTCGGTGTTTCGGATATAACCCTAAACGGGAAATCCTCTTTGCATTTTTCGATGTTGTTATTCATACAGCCTCCGTTTTGTGGTCGCATTTGCGGCCGGTTTATTGTTAGAGGCGTTCCCTTCAATCCAAATTTCAGGATAAAAAAAGAACGCATCTCGCCTTTCCTTAGACGAGATGCGTTCGGGCATTAATGTACCTAAGTTTTAGAAAAATGGCAAGGGGCGGAAGAAAATTTTACAATCCGTATTCGCCTTTTAGGGGGACTACTATGTAGTCCCTCGCCGTTCGGCTCGGCAACGCAGAAAAGCCAGCATTTCTGCGCTGCGCTCGCCTCACTGCTAGTCCTGGCGCTACTGCGTAGCGCAGGCTGCTGCGTCTCAATCATGGAAATGAGCACGCTCATTTCCGCGACCCTCGACTTGCTAGTCCTTAAGGCAACGAACAGAAAACCCGAATTTCTTGTAGTCGCTATACAGGCTCGCAGAGTCGCTGAGGTAGCTCAAAAGCATGCCGTACGCGAGGTTGCTGTAGCTCTCAGTAGAACTCCAGA encodes:
- the ilvC gene encoding ketol-acid reductoisomerase; translated protein: MNYFNSIPMRRQLEEIGHCRFMEHSEFSRGVEALKGKKIVFVGCGAQGLHQGLDLRDSGLDVSYTLRKEAIEQKRQSWKNATENGFKVGTYEEMIPDADLVCNLTPDKQHHNVIPAIMKLMKKGAALSYSHGFNIVEEGQEIRKDITVIMVAPKGPGSEVRSEYVRGFGMPCLIAVHPENDPEGKGWDYAKAYAAGLHADRPGVLESSFVAEVKSDLMGEQTILCGMLQTGTILCYDKMVKDFGVEPAYAVKLLQYGWETISEALKHGGITNMMDRLSNPAKIRATELAEKMKKIMKPLYQEHQDNIISGKFSSTMMVDWEAGDKDLLKWRGETGELEFEKVEATDKVITEQEYFDRGVLMTAMIKAGVELAFETMCSVGIKPMSAYYESLHETPLIANLIARKKLYEMNRVISDTAEYGCYLFANKCVPLLADFMKNEVKKDDIGAIYGEGKTTAVDNEELIKVNKNIRQHPVEEVGAWLRERMSGMTKVV
- a CDS encoding PDZ domain-containing protein, which encodes MNKIIVYLFAIFFAGCATSGFVDFYRPWYDDNFFPSEAYLKENEEPAIISTSDLDTKYREIASNWYWCIGYSGFNGPDLDSYEIYEGIKKLCKRTRAKVAIWKKNYTDTRSGVYSISNSVYSYSVQRYDFSAYLFIPIPNKYRNQYAPGFSISNLTQQDRERYQQNTGCLVEIVYKNTVAYYANILHGDIITQINNRRIYSIDDIRAVRANSRIGDVWNMVIVRNGKPQEVTLKYGL
- a CDS encoding DUF2442 domain-containing protein, which codes for MNNNIEKCKEDFPFRVISETPTGDGFVDCVWEMPVWVVEKLEAEAKKRKITVSDLVPLIMKAALKEKKNEITEKDVKRLWVENDAICVELKDGRIGRELIRDYEPLRKATRKQLENCRVDCNGVWFDDLDEGLELSGFFSPKKLEAIF